A region of uncultured Carboxylicivirga sp. DNA encodes the following proteins:
- a CDS encoding type IV toxin-antitoxin system AbiEi family antitoxin domain-containing protein, giving the protein MPNWFINYNWNVELLQKPTSFLPEKTGIKEMEIKDTKINVSTPERAILECLF; this is encoded by the coding sequence ATGCCAAATTGGTTTATAAATTACAATTGGAATGTAGAGTTATTACAGAAACCCACTTCATTTCTTCCTGAAAAAACAGGCATCAAGGAAATGGAGATAAAAGATACAAAAATTAATGTATCAACACCCGAACGTGCCATATTGGAATGCCTGTTTTAA
- a CDS encoding type IV toxin-antitoxin system AbiEi family antitoxin domain-containing protein: MPVLTPQHSDLVECYQVLEGLVNLKPRLVSELLSACKSVKVRRLFLYMAEKANHQWFQFLKTDKIDLGSGDRMITESGAYSSKYKITIPKELAEL; this comes from the coding sequence ATGCCTGTTTTAACTCCGCAACATTCAGACCTTGTTGAATGCTATCAGGTTTTAGAAGGATTGGTCAACTTAAAGCCTAGATTGGTGAGCGAGCTTCTATCAGCTTGCAAATCAGTGAAAGTAAGACGTCTATTTCTTTATATGGCAGAAAAGGCAAATCATCAGTGGTTTCAATTCCTAAAAACAGATAAGATAGATTTAGGTAGCGGAGACCGGATGATAACAGAAAGTGGAGCATACAGCTCAAAGTATAAGATAACAATACCCAAAGAATTAGCAGAGTTATGA
- a CDS encoding nucleotidyl transferase AbiEii/AbiGii toxin family protein → MGRIKANLERNVPGITINTVPLNGGTDVKLNCQGQGAQIKIEANTITRGNVFPTELIQVVDSVLDEFDKFAVIIVVSMAELYGGKICAA, encoded by the coding sequence TTGGGAAGAATCAAGGCGAATCTAGAAAGAAATGTACCGGGCATTACAATCAACACCGTTCCATTAAATGGTGGAACTGACGTTAAATTGAATTGTCAGGGTCAGGGCGCACAAATCAAAATAGAAGCGAATACAATTACCAGAGGTAATGTCTTCCCTACAGAATTAATACAGGTGGTTGATTCTGTTCTGGATGAATTTGACAAGTTTGCAGTCATCATTGTAGTCTCAATGGCCGAATTATATGGAGGTAAAATCTGTGCAGCTTAG
- a CDS encoding type IV toxin-antitoxin system AbiEi family antitoxin — MKQEMLHIALDNFKKITGMDVLLKDNTPLDGVLEIPALGNGVHYVVELKQEIRPHQVQQLEYNSKEYGNFMVVANQIFPKVKEELRAKGIAYLETNGNTFIKQENIFLFIDTQKTSIQTKEKGNRAFTKTGLKVLLHLLNNKEDINLPQRELAKLTKVGLGSIPQVIEGLKETGYLLQLNNKTYVWENRKELLDRWVIEYDTVLKPKLKKERYDFQGNWEDIVLVKELTVWGGEPAADILTNYLRPEKLIIYTKENRLNLMKNYRLIPKANGQIEAYEMFWEQDKQKPTAPPILVYAELLLEGGKRNNETATKIFNEYIQPKL; from the coding sequence ATGAAACAGGAGATGTTACATATTGCATTGGATAATTTTAAGAAAATAACCGGGATGGATGTTCTCTTAAAAGATAATACACCATTAGATGGAGTACTGGAAATACCAGCTTTGGGTAATGGAGTTCATTATGTTGTCGAACTTAAGCAAGAGATCAGACCACATCAGGTGCAGCAGTTGGAATATAACAGCAAAGAATATGGCAATTTTATGGTTGTTGCAAATCAGATTTTTCCAAAAGTTAAGGAAGAATTAAGGGCAAAAGGCATAGCTTATCTGGAGACAAATGGTAATACTTTTATAAAACAGGAAAATATCTTCCTTTTTATAGATACTCAAAAAACAAGCATTCAGACCAAAGAAAAAGGTAATCGGGCATTTACAAAAACAGGATTAAAAGTATTATTACACTTACTTAATAATAAAGAAGATATCAATTTACCACAACGCGAATTAGCAAAATTAACTAAGGTAGGATTAGGTAGCATTCCTCAGGTTATCGAAGGACTTAAAGAAACGGGTTATCTTCTTCAGCTAAATAATAAGACATACGTTTGGGAAAACCGGAAAGAGTTATTAGATCGTTGGGTAATAGAATATGATACAGTTTTGAAACCCAAGCTAAAGAAAGAGCGATATGATTTTCAGGGTAATTGGGAGGATATTGTTTTAGTAAAAGAATTAACTGTTTGGGGGGGAGAGCCTGCTGCAGATATACTAACAAACTATCTTCGTCCAGAAAAGCTGATTATTTATACAAAGGAGAATCGTTTGAACTTAATGAAAAACTATCGCTTGATACCCAAAGCTAACGGCCAGATAGAGGCTTACGAAATGTTCTGGGAACAGGATAAACAGAAGCCTACAGCACCTCCTATTTTGGTTTATGCAGAATTGTTATTGGAAGGTGGAAAACGAAATAATGAAACAGCAACAAAAATTTTCAATGAATACATCCAACCAAAGTTATAA
- a CDS encoding metallophosphoesterase encodes MKIQIISDIHQELGINQFRFDNADIVVFAGDINLGVKGISWMVKEISNKPVIYVLGNHEYYKGSYPKTLLKIKEAAKGTNIHVLENESIEIDGITFHGATLWTDFSIFGNPIKYGIICQEKMNDYKKIRRDPSYSRLRTIDTFNLHNQSISWLKNSLIESNTVTNIVVTHHAPSIKSVPNQYKEDPVSSAYASNLEDFIIEQKPQYWLHGHVHTPVRYKINETEVICNPHGYIDEKYNGYEKELIIEVN; translated from the coding sequence ATGAAAATACAGATCATTAGCGATATACATCAAGAGCTTGGGATTAATCAATTTCGTTTTGACAATGCTGACATTGTTGTGTTTGCAGGTGATATCAATCTTGGTGTAAAAGGAATAAGTTGGATGGTGAAAGAAATATCCAATAAGCCAGTTATATATGTATTGGGTAATCATGAATACTATAAGGGATCTTACCCTAAAACATTGCTAAAGATTAAAGAAGCTGCAAAAGGAACAAATATTCATGTGCTAGAAAACGAATCGATAGAGATTGATGGTATAACATTCCATGGAGCTACCCTTTGGACTGATTTTTCAATATTTGGTAATCCAATTAAATATGGAATCATTTGTCAGGAGAAGATGAATGATTATAAGAAAATAAGAAGAGATCCTTCATATTCACGCCTAAGAACCATTGATACTTTTAATCTTCATAATCAATCCATATCATGGCTTAAAAACAGCTTAATAGAATCTAATACCGTTACAAATATTGTAGTAACGCACCATGCTCCCAGCATAAAGTCAGTGCCAAATCAATATAAGGAAGATCCGGTGTCTTCTGCATATGCTTCCAATTTAGAGGATTTTATTATTGAGCAAAAGCCTCAATATTGGCTTCACGGTCATGTGCATACACCTGTGAGATACAAGATTAATGAAACGGAAGTTATCTGTAATCCACATGGATATATTGATGAGAAATATAATGGTTATGAAAAGGAACTAATTATAGAAGTAAATTAA
- a CDS encoding DUF4248 domain-containing protein: MILPRTILKQDLAKKLYPQSSNTTSAMQLLRKEIKQSQELNSKLDLLARNRRAHYYTHKQLEVILEHFCISQKEFEGL, encoded by the coding sequence ATGATATTACCCCGAACAATATTAAAACAAGATTTAGCTAAAAAACTATACCCACAAAGCTCAAATACAACTTCTGCCATGCAATTATTAAGGAAAGAAATAAAACAATCGCAGGAATTAAACTCCAAACTTGATTTATTAGCCAGAAATAGGAGAGCACATTATTATACACACAAGCAATTGGAGGTTATCCTGGAACATTTTTGTATTAGTCAGAAAGAGTTTGAGGGGCTTTAA
- a CDS encoding DUF4248 domain-containing protein translates to MIFRRTILKQDLAIKLYPQSSNINAAMQLLRKEIKLSPELNNRLELLTRNKRAHYYTHKELEVILEHFCISQEEFELL, encoded by the coding sequence ATGATATTTAGAAGAACGATATTGAAACAAGATTTGGCCATTAAATTATATCCACAAAGCTCAAATATTAATGCAGCGATGCAGTTGCTCCGGAAAGAAATAAAACTATCACCGGAATTAAATAATAGACTTGAATTGTTGACAAGAAATAAACGAGCGCATTATTATACACACAAAGAGTTGGAGGTTATCCTGGAACATTTTTGTATCAGTCAGGAAGAATTTGAGTTGTTATAA
- a CDS encoding helix-turn-helix domain-containing protein: MSKTVVIVDEHLFNKLMGKIDHINDKIDSINVAKNDGFKDRWYVTEEVCKLLNVSRRTLQTMRDNKIIAFKKTGRKIYYKASDIEAYLESING, encoded by the coding sequence ATGAGCAAGACAGTTGTAATTGTAGATGAGCATCTCTTTAATAAGTTAATGGGCAAAATTGATCATATTAACGATAAGATAGATAGTATCAATGTGGCCAAGAATGATGGTTTTAAAGACCGTTGGTATGTTACCGAAGAAGTATGTAAACTATTAAATGTTAGTAGGCGAACTTTGCAAACCATGCGCGATAATAAAATCATTGCCTTTAAGAAAACCGGACGCAAGATTTATTACAAGGCTTCTGATATTGAAGCCTACCTGGAAAGTATTAATGGATAA
- a CDS encoding DUF3987 domain-containing protein: MESIEKDKTELGRSHLTFGKMSLQEANLRLKTAEESEFPLSIFPKFIQDTIIELYDNGNYNIDYTAVSIFTALAGIIGNSYHLRKHIEWIENPSMWVVLVGKSGQNKSAPLKTAFKAIKNLQKQYDQEYEAAIANYDPDLGEKKPTKKKLYSTDPTFEALINIHKQNPNGMILMPDEFKSFILNLIGYSGTSKQSQFLSIWDGAPISLDRKEVESSSLSMPCVSIIGSIQDDVIASFKAKDIKDGFFERILFAIPLKMEKKYIQRKNPDDYMVEKFHSRMKALMDKINESINTIELPLSEKAEDLFIDEVNKHVKPSNKDAAISGILSKLDRYILRFALVLEVSNSFFEGQVIEQVSESSMKKAIMLKDYFFSNALKLNHMVLNVYEDNSKEGKVFQVLKKIGKREFTNKEFIEMANKLNIAKESYAYQLLSNTKLAHKKQKGVYETDVLN; this comes from the coding sequence ATGGAATCAATTGAAAAAGATAAAACAGAACTGGGGAGGTCGCATCTTACGTTTGGTAAGATGTCTCTTCAAGAAGCCAACTTAAGATTGAAAACAGCTGAGGAATCTGAATTTCCATTAAGTATATTTCCGAAGTTTATCCAGGATACCATAATTGAGCTATACGACAATGGAAATTATAACATCGATTATACTGCTGTAAGCATTTTTACCGCCTTAGCTGGGATAATTGGTAATTCGTATCATTTGCGTAAACATATTGAATGGATAGAAAACCCATCTATGTGGGTGGTTTTGGTAGGTAAGTCAGGGCAGAATAAAAGTGCGCCCTTAAAAACAGCCTTTAAAGCCATAAAAAATCTGCAAAAGCAATACGACCAGGAATACGAAGCAGCCATAGCTAATTATGATCCTGATTTAGGTGAAAAGAAACCGACTAAGAAAAAGTTGTATTCTACCGACCCGACTTTTGAGGCTCTCATCAATATCCATAAGCAAAATCCCAATGGTATGATATTGATGCCCGATGAGTTTAAGAGTTTTATATTGAATTTGATTGGTTATAGCGGAACCTCAAAGCAAAGTCAGTTTTTATCCATATGGGATGGTGCACCTATTTCACTGGATCGTAAAGAAGTTGAAAGCTCTTCATTGAGTATGCCTTGTGTTTCAATCATTGGCAGTATTCAGGACGATGTGATTGCATCCTTTAAGGCCAAGGATATTAAAGACGGTTTCTTTGAGCGGATTCTTTTTGCAATTCCATTAAAAATGGAAAAGAAATATATCCAAAGAAAAAATCCGGATGATTATATGGTGGAGAAATTTCATTCGAGGATGAAAGCATTGATGGATAAAATTAATGAGAGTATTAATACCATAGAGTTACCGTTATCAGAGAAGGCAGAGGACTTGTTTATTGATGAAGTAAACAAACACGTAAAGCCATCCAATAAGGATGCTGCCATATCTGGAATTCTGTCAAAACTCGATAGATATATACTACGGTTTGCCCTGGTCCTTGAAGTCTCCAATAGTTTTTTTGAAGGGCAGGTGATCGAGCAGGTAAGCGAAAGTTCAATGAAGAAAGCCATTATGCTTAAGGATTATTTCTTTTCTAATGCATTAAAGCTAAATCACATGGTTTTAAATGTATATGAGGACAATTCAAAGGAAGGTAAGGTATTTCAGGTTTTAAAGAAGATTGGCAAACGGGAATTTACCAACAAAGAGTTTATTGAGATGGCCAATAAACTCAATATAGCCAAGGAATCATATGCCTACCAATTGCTGAGCAATACAAAACTGGCGCATAAGAAACAGAAAGGTGTTTACGAAACAGATGTGCTCAATTAA
- a CDS encoding DUF6371 domain-containing protein, whose protein sequence is MPDIRYSLEKYKGRSTRYHCPKCHQRTFTRYVDHQTNKYLSNYTGRCNRVEKCAYHFTPKMYFEKNGYEPDDYYTLTPKSKTIVKPPSCIDPKLMLTSLTNYHQNNFAIGLSKLFPEHMVWEVLQRYYVGTAKGNKTIFWQVNRVGQVRTGKVMQYDVHTLKRNGYINWVHHIIKQKDFNLKQVFFGAHLLTNKTRSVAIAEGEKNAIFGALYYPQYNWIAVGSVEMLNVQKLNTLIDYQVTLFPDKGKAFEKWSKIAESACFDVRVNTVLEYTDLNEGDDIADLVISIKKEQYNASPEALLDRFKKRNDYLNLLLEIFDLGVTI, encoded by the coding sequence ATGCCAGATATTCGCTATTCATTGGAAAAATACAAAGGTCGATCAACCAGGTATCATTGTCCGAAATGTCATCAAAGGACTTTTACCAGGTATGTAGACCACCAAACCAACAAGTATTTGTCAAATTATACCGGGAGATGTAACCGGGTAGAAAAATGTGCATACCATTTTACACCTAAAATGTACTTTGAGAAAAACGGATACGAACCGGATGATTATTATACATTGACGCCTAAATCAAAAACAATTGTAAAACCACCTTCATGTATTGACCCAAAGTTAATGCTAACCTCTCTTACCAATTATCACCAAAATAACTTTGCTATAGGATTGAGTAAACTCTTTCCGGAGCATATGGTTTGGGAGGTATTACAGAGGTATTACGTTGGTACTGCCAAAGGAAATAAAACAATTTTCTGGCAAGTCAATCGAGTAGGGCAAGTACGAACAGGTAAAGTAATGCAATATGATGTTCATACATTAAAACGTAATGGCTACATCAATTGGGTGCATCATATTATCAAACAAAAGGACTTTAACTTGAAGCAAGTTTTCTTTGGCGCACATCTACTTACCAATAAAACAAGATCTGTTGCTATTGCTGAAGGTGAAAAGAATGCCATATTTGGAGCATTGTATTATCCACAATATAATTGGATTGCTGTAGGCTCCGTTGAAATGCTGAATGTTCAAAAACTCAATACCCTCATAGATTACCAGGTTACATTATTTCCTGATAAAGGAAAAGCATTTGAGAAGTGGAGCAAGATAGCCGAAAGTGCTTGCTTTGATGTTCGTGTAAATACCGTTCTGGAGTATACAGATTTAAATGAAGGTGATGATATTGCTGATTTGGTTATCTCCATAAAAAAGGAACAATATAATGCAAGTCCGGAAGCGCTTCTAGATAGGTTTAAAAAAAGGAATGATTATTTAAATCTATTATTGGAGATATTTGATTTGGGTGTTACAATTTAG
- a CDS encoding glycoside hydrolase family 130 protein yields the protein MLVSVIRKNITFNPDPSRVIARFLFTEEQRAINTIRFVVDMNEDEASFALKQTLRDYSMRHRNISKIFEKHFNRIRHLLPLMNVLPDTIGYSKKILIGSYFTMEYSIESAAFFNPSMVEHPDQSEISPEAKRVILSFRATGEGHISSIVFRTGIIDKNNKLTLEPIGNLLEEAEHIRRHTYNKSLFAHKLDEMEVHGIIPPALILDKLKEEFTYGELRKCIEDARKAVHLASDKEFLFNQIIWLASSHYELQFSLDTNISERVIFPVSANERNGIEDARFVKFVDDDNTIKYYATYTAYDGATILPKLLETEDFYHFKVMPLHGEIAKNKGMALFPRKINGKYAMLCRIDGFNNYIAFSDNITVWREAQLLQQPKYPWELIQIGNCGSPVETKDGWLVITHGVGPMREYALGAALFDLDNPEREIGRSKTPLLFPNSDEREGYVPNVVYSCGSIVHNNDLIIPYAMSDYSSTYASVNLKELINELKGSK from the coding sequence ATGTTAGTATCCGTAATTAGAAAAAATATCACATTCAACCCAGATCCAAGTCGAGTAATAGCTCGATTTCTGTTTACAGAAGAACAAAGGGCTATCAATACTATACGTTTTGTAGTAGACATGAATGAAGATGAGGCCTCCTTTGCATTAAAGCAAACCCTTAGAGACTATTCGATGCGTCATCGGAACATTTCTAAAATATTTGAGAAGCATTTTAATCGAATTAGGCACCTGTTGCCTCTTATGAATGTATTACCAGATACGATCGGGTATTCCAAAAAAATTCTCATTGGTTCCTATTTTACCATGGAATATTCAATTGAATCGGCTGCATTCTTTAATCCATCAATGGTAGAGCATCCTGACCAGAGCGAAATTAGTCCGGAAGCAAAAAGAGTTATATTAAGTTTCAGGGCTACAGGTGAGGGACATATTTCATCAATAGTTTTCAGAACAGGAATTATTGATAAAAACAACAAGTTAACTCTTGAGCCAATTGGCAATTTGCTTGAAGAAGCGGAACATATCCGTCGTCACACATATAATAAAAGCTTGTTTGCCCATAAGTTGGATGAAATGGAAGTACATGGAATCATTCCTCCTGCGTTAATTTTGGATAAACTAAAAGAAGAATTTACTTATGGCGAACTTCGAAAATGTATAGAAGATGCCCGTAAAGCTGTTCATTTAGCATCTGATAAAGAATTTCTTTTCAATCAAATCATTTGGCTGGCATCATCGCATTACGAACTTCAGTTCTCGTTGGATACGAATATATCGGAACGAGTTATTTTTCCGGTTTCAGCAAATGAAAGGAACGGTATTGAAGATGCCCGTTTTGTTAAGTTTGTTGATGACGACAACACAATTAAATACTACGCCACCTACACTGCGTATGATGGAGCCACTATTTTGCCAAAATTGCTGGAGACCGAAGATTTTTATCACTTCAAGGTAATGCCCTTACATGGCGAGATTGCTAAAAATAAAGGGATGGCACTTTTTCCACGAAAAATAAATGGTAAATATGCCATGCTTTGCCGAATAGACGGATTTAATAATTACATTGCTTTTTCAGATAATATTACTGTATGGCGTGAGGCCCAGCTATTGCAACAACCAAAATATCCATGGGAACTGATCCAAATTGGTAACTGTGGCTCACCTGTTGAAACGAAGGATGGGTGGCTGGTTATCACACACGGAGTAGGTCCAATGCGTGAATATGCTTTAGGGGCAGCCTTGTTTGACCTTGATAATCCTGAAAGAGAAATAGGACGTTCAAAAACCCCGCTTCTTTTTCCGAACTCTGATGAAAGGGAAGGCTATGTCCCTAATGTAGTGTATTCTTGCGGATCAATTGTGCATAACAATGATTTGATTATCCCATACGCTATGTCTGATTACTCATCTACTTATGCTTCGGTTAATTTAAAAGAACTTATTAATGAATTAAAGGGTTCAAAATAA
- a CDS encoding Hsp20/alpha crystallin family protein, which translates to MYPKLKNPTLFPAWTDNFFSSPMWPNEESYVGLSIPAVNVKETIDEFDIEMAVPGMEKTDFKLDIDHNVLTISSEKILKKEDDNEKFTRREFSYTSFNRSFTLPTSVDEEAIKATYKEGILIINIPKKEEAKEKGPKHIEIG; encoded by the coding sequence ATGTATCCAAAACTAAAAAATCCAACATTATTTCCCGCTTGGACGGATAACTTTTTCTCCAGTCCAATGTGGCCAAATGAAGAATCTTACGTGGGGTTATCAATACCAGCAGTGAATGTTAAAGAGACTATTGATGAATTTGATATTGAAATGGCAGTACCAGGCATGGAGAAAACAGACTTCAAACTTGATATTGACCACAATGTACTTACCATCTCATCTGAAAAAATATTAAAAAAAGAAGATGACAATGAAAAGTTCACACGTAGGGAATTTAGTTACACATCCTTTAACCGTTCATTTACATTGCCAACCAGTGTAGATGAAGAGGCTATTAAAGCTACGTACAAAGAAGGCATTTTAATTATTAATATTCCCAAAAAGGAGGAAGCAAAGGAAAAAGGTCCAAAACATATCGAAATTGGATAA
- a CDS encoding SPFH domain-containing protein, whose translation MNYYLLMIPVVIIFFAGIRIVRPTHRGLIERLGKYHSFANQGFHWIIPLIDRLYLVNVTEQMIDAEPQEIITNDNLNASVDAQVYFRVKAEEENVKESIYNVNDYTWQIVNLARTTLRNIIGTLTLKSANSERGKINDALYKTLHDETKSWGIDIVRTELKEIDPPKDVQETMNKVVKAENEKIAAIDSATAAETVADGVKRAKIKEAEGYKRAKILHAEGEAEAIKLVNEAADKYFIGNAQMLRKLEALEASLGNNAKIVIPTGSELVNIIGDMAGLLPLERKHKSD comes from the coding sequence ATGAATTATTATTTATTAATGATTCCGGTTGTAATTATTTTCTTTGCAGGAATCAGAATTGTAAGGCCTACTCACCGTGGGCTTATTGAGAGGCTTGGAAAATATCATAGTTTTGCCAATCAAGGATTTCACTGGATTATACCACTTATCGACAGACTCTATCTGGTAAATGTAACTGAACAAATGATAGATGCAGAGCCACAGGAAATCATCACAAATGATAATTTAAATGCCAGTGTTGATGCACAGGTTTACTTCAGGGTGAAAGCTGAAGAGGAAAATGTTAAGGAATCAATCTACAATGTAAACGACTACACCTGGCAGATTGTGAACCTTGCTCGTACAACACTGCGTAATATCATAGGCACCTTAACACTTAAATCTGCCAACAGCGAACGTGGAAAAATTAACGATGCTCTATATAAAACACTGCATGACGAAACCAAGAGTTGGGGTATTGATATCGTTCGCACCGAATTGAAAGAAATCGACCCGCCTAAAGACGTGCAGGAAACGATGAATAAAGTAGTAAAAGCTGAAAACGAAAAAATAGCAGCTATCGATTCGGCTACAGCAGCTGAAACAGTAGCTGATGGCGTGAAACGAGCTAAAATTAAAGAAGCTGAAGGTTATAAGCGCGCTAAAATTCTTCATGCAGAAGGAGAAGCAGAAGCTATAAAGCTGGTAAACGAAGCTGCCGACAAATATTTTATTGGCAATGCTCAAATGTTAAGAAAATTGGAGGCATTGGAAGCATCCTTAGGAAACAATGCTAAAATAGTTATTCCAACAGGTTCTGAATTAGTGAATATTATCGGAGATATGGCAGGACTACTTCCGCTTGAAAGAAAACACAAAAGCGATTAG
- a CDS encoding universal stress protein has product MKKVLIALDYGPTAQKVAEVGFSMAKAMNAKVILLHVIIDPVYYSTPDYSPIVGFTGFMDVSPLELNSIETLQLASEHYLEKMKQHLGDKNIQIVVKEGEQAETIIKAATGYHADIIAIGSHSHKWLEEMLVGSVTEKVLKQSSIPLFIIPARKQE; this is encoded by the coding sequence ATGAAAAAGGTATTAATTGCTTTGGATTATGGACCTACTGCGCAAAAGGTAGCGGAAGTGGGATTCTCAATGGCAAAAGCCATGAATGCTAAGGTTATATTATTGCATGTAATAATAGATCCGGTTTACTATTCTACTCCAGATTATTCTCCGATTGTGGGCTTTACCGGTTTTATGGACGTGAGTCCTTTGGAATTAAATAGCATTGAAACACTTCAATTGGCATCGGAACATTATCTTGAAAAAATGAAACAACACCTTGGTGACAAGAACATCCAAATAGTCGTAAAGGAAGGTGAGCAAGCCGAAACGATCATAAAGGCTGCAACAGGCTATCATGCTGATATTATTGCTATTGGTTCCCACAGTCATAAGTGGTTAGAAGAAATGCTCGTTGGAAGCGTAACTGAGAAAGTTTTAAAGCAATCTTCTATACCGCTTTTCATTATTCCAGCGAGAAAACAAGAATGA